The following DNA comes from Acidobacteriota bacterium.
GGCCGGCGGAGAAGGAGTTGCAGCTCTTGACCGAGTGGATGAGGAAGCCGTCGGCCCCGTACTCGCGCACGTACCGCTCGATGAGATCGATGCGCGAAGGGAGGTTCAGATTGGTGTAGCACCCCATGCAGTAGCGGGCGAGGGAGTCGAGGGGGCGCTCGGGGTCGTGCCGGAAGCCGCCATCGTAGAGGCCCCCGACCTTCGTGTACGTCGAGGCGACGAAGACCGCCCCCTCCGAGCTGAACATCCTCCAGAAGTCCCGGAACGACGTCCAGTTGGGCGGCCCCTCGACGACCAGCCTGTACTTCTGTTCCCCCATGGGGCCGTCGGGGGTGATCGGCCCCTCGCCGGCCGCGACGCGCTGCTCCACCTCGGAGCGCAGCGCGGCGTAGTACCTCACCGCGTCGTCGCTCCCCCTGAAGGCGCTGAAGATCGGGCCGATGTAGAAGACGCCGCCGAAGTACGCGTCGATCGGGGCCGGCCGGCGCTTCGCCGACTCGAGGACCGCGACGAAGTCGTCCTCGGCGCGCGACGAGAGGGCGAGGCGGCGCGAGAGCTCCGACATGTCGAGCTTCCTCCCGGCGACCTTCTCCATCAGCGGGATGACGCTGGTGCGGAGCTGATCGAGGATGTAGGCGATCATCGCGCCGGTGATCTCGCCGTCCC
Coding sequences within:
- the bcrB gene encoding benzoyl-CoA reductase subunit B, which gives rise to MNPRDAEASKEPSMLLQKELLADHYTRLARAKAEGRPVVYTFVPGNLTELISSLGFLPVLPEINALQSAMRKKSADFINRAEKIGHSEDVCTYVKCDIGMSKAGNLGPTGEPLPKPDLLLLSYTGCFTFMKWFELLKQEYDCPVAMLHVPYQGDGEITGAMIAYILDQLRTSVIPLMEKVAGRKLDMSELSRRLALSSRAEDDFVAVLESAKRRPAPIDAYFGGVFYIGPIFSAFRGSDDAVRYYAALRSEVEQRVAAGEGPITPDGPMGEQKYRLVVEGPPNWTSFRDFWRMFSSEGAVFVASTYTKVGGLYDGGFRHDPERPLDSLARYCMGCYTNLNLPSRIDLIERYVREYGADGFLIHSVKSCNSFSAGQLLILRELEKRTGLAGGFIESDLVDPRYFSAANIKNRIESYLQMIEQKRGGKRGAA